From one Candidatus Lernaella stagnicola genomic stretch:
- a CDS encoding rhomboid family intramembrane serine protease — MTFDPGGYGHGGYGRPQTPQIRFGGPITPVLKYFMIACAGVFVLQFLWRGWGMTPTLEELFGLYTPYFWRGAFFQIVTYSFLHGSPLHLGFNLLVLWMFAGELEVLWGRKRFAAYMIITAVGAALCQLLFTPLLPVPVIGASGIVYGMLLAFGITFPNRIVLLFFVIPMRVKWLVIGLGVMEFMMAFNPGSQTNIAHLAHLGGMLFGYLFLRWDKVILRMRDRYYRRKLEKRRKKNSHIFVVKDDEDEPPYVH; from the coding sequence ATGACCTTCGATCCTGGCGGCTACGGACACGGGGGATACGGCCGCCCGCAGACGCCGCAAATCCGATTCGGCGGCCCGATCACGCCGGTGCTCAAGTATTTCATGATTGCCTGCGCGGGTGTGTTCGTGCTGCAGTTCCTGTGGCGCGGATGGGGCATGACGCCGACGCTCGAAGAGCTTTTCGGGCTCTACACGCCGTATTTTTGGCGCGGTGCTTTTTTCCAAATCGTCACCTATAGCTTTTTACACGGGTCGCCCCTGCATCTCGGTTTCAATCTACTCGTGTTGTGGATGTTCGCCGGTGAACTGGAGGTGCTCTGGGGACGAAAGCGTTTCGCAGCGTATATGATTATTACGGCCGTAGGTGCCGCGCTTTGTCAGTTGCTGTTTACGCCCTTGCTGCCCGTGCCGGTGATTGGCGCGTCGGGCATTGTATACGGCATGCTGCTGGCGTTCGGCATCACTTTCCCGAACCGCATTGTGTTGCTGTTTTTCGTGATCCCCATGCGCGTAAAGTGGCTGGTGATCGGGCTGGGTGTCATGGAATTCATGATGGCGTTCAATCCGGGTTCGCAAACGAACATTGCACATTTGGCGCACCTGGGCGGCATGCTCTTCGGTTACCTGTTCCTACGTTGGGATAAAGTGATTCTGCGCATGCGCGACCGTTATTACCGGCGGAAACTGGAAAAGCGCCGTAAGAAAAACAGCCACATCTTCGTCGTGAAAGACGACGAAGACGAGCCGCCCTACGTTCATTGA
- the larC gene encoding nickel pincer cofactor biosynthesis protein LarC, whose amino-acid sequence MNKVLYLECFAGAAGDMLVSALIDLGFAPERLEELLDMLHLENAGIKVNHVMRGAIHATLLSVESGDEQPHRHWTHIDALLADSSLPPEVKKNARRVFRRLAEAEGAVHGHSPETIHFHEVGAVDAIVDITGFCLGLYDLGITRLISSPLPLGAGETQSAHGIIPLPAPATVKLLADVPVYAYPKPVETVTPTGAALIATLAESFGPIPSMVLRGVGYGAGTRVDPDGPPNVVRALLGEDESQPETTERTVVIEANIDDMSPEYYEPLIDALEQAGALDVTLIPVIMKRGRPGVLLQVTAQQSALDFLLETTFTHSTTLGVRYYATERAVCERRVETVQTPHGPVRIKHAYYKGKEVGAKPEYKDLLALGLPIQEALAAVREARAKKD is encoded by the coding sequence ATGAATAAGGTTTTGTATCTCGAATGCTTCGCGGGCGCGGCCGGCGATATGTTGGTATCGGCGCTGATCGACCTCGGTTTCGCGCCCGAGCGTTTGGAAGAATTACTGGATATGCTCCACTTGGAAAACGCCGGCATCAAAGTGAATCACGTCATGCGCGGCGCGATCCATGCGACGCTGCTCAGCGTGGAATCCGGCGACGAGCAACCGCATCGGCATTGGACGCACATCGACGCCCTGCTGGCCGACTCGTCGCTTCCGCCCGAGGTCAAAAAGAATGCACGCCGGGTTTTCCGGCGGCTCGCGGAGGCCGAAGGGGCGGTTCACGGTCACTCGCCGGAGACGATCCACTTTCACGAAGTCGGCGCTGTGGACGCCATTGTGGACATCACGGGCTTCTGCCTCGGTCTGTACGATTTGGGAATCACGCGACTGATCAGCAGCCCACTGCCATTGGGAGCCGGCGAAACGCAAAGCGCCCACGGCATCATTCCCCTACCCGCGCCGGCCACGGTTAAACTGCTGGCCGACGTCCCGGTGTACGCGTACCCGAAGCCGGTCGAAACCGTCACGCCCACCGGCGCTGCCTTGATCGCCACGCTCGCCGAATCCTTTGGGCCGATTCCGTCGATGGTTTTGCGCGGCGTGGGCTACGGCGCGGGCACCCGCGTCGATCCGGACGGCCCGCCCAACGTTGTGCGCGCGCTGCTTGGCGAAGACGAGTCGCAACCCGAGACGACCGAGCGAACCGTTGTCATCGAGGCCAACATCGACGACATGAGCCCCGAATATTACGAACCATTGATCGACGCTCTCGAACAGGCGGGAGCACTGGATGTCACGTTGATCCCGGTGATCATGAAGCGCGGCCGGCCGGGCGTTTTGCTCCAGGTTACCGCGCAGCAAAGTGCGCTCGACTTCTTGTTGGAGACGACTTTCACGCACTCGACGACTCTGGGCGTGCGCTACTACGCGACCGAACGTGCGGTGTGCGAGCGCCGCGTGGAAACCGTGCAGACGCCGCATGGGCCCGTGCGTATCAAGCATGCGTACTACAAGGGTAAGGAAGTCGGCGCGAAGCCGGAATACAAAGACTTGTTGGCTCTCGGTCTGCCGATCCAGGAGGCGCTGGCTGCAGTTCGAGAAGCGCGTGCGAAAAAAGATTAG
- the larB gene encoding nickel pincer cofactor biosynthesis protein LarB: MSAFNQWIREILEGLAAGNIDVAEALGKLKDLPYEDLGFAKLDHHRAMRAGFPEVVLAEGKTPSQVGEILAHLADKGGNVLVTRANAHHAEAMIEVAPEILYDPVSRCARLVQQVVTPRGHGPVLVASAGTADASVAEEAAQSAELMGNRVERMYDVGVAGIHRLFGNIEVIRRAAVLIVVAGMEGALPSVVGGLTNRPVIAVPTSVGYGASFNGLAALLGMLNSCASGTLVVNIDNGFGAAYAATRIAQLGVTDDE; this comes from the coding sequence ATGAGCGCCTTCAATCAATGGATTCGTGAGATTCTCGAGGGACTGGCCGCCGGCAACATCGACGTCGCCGAGGCGTTGGGGAAGCTCAAAGACCTGCCTTATGAAGACCTCGGTTTTGCCAAGCTCGACCACCACCGCGCCATGCGCGCCGGTTTTCCCGAGGTCGTTCTTGCGGAAGGCAAAACACCGAGCCAGGTCGGTGAAATTCTCGCCCATCTCGCCGATAAAGGCGGCAACGTGCTGGTCACGCGGGCCAATGCGCATCACGCCGAAGCGATGATTGAAGTCGCGCCGGAAATCCTCTACGACCCGGTCAGCCGCTGCGCCCGCTTGGTGCAGCAAGTCGTGACGCCCCGCGGCCACGGCCCGGTGCTCGTGGCGTCCGCCGGTACGGCCGACGCCTCCGTCGCCGAGGAAGCCGCGCAAAGCGCCGAACTGATGGGCAATCGCGTGGAGCGAATGTACGACGTGGGCGTAGCCGGAATACACCGCCTGTTCGGCAACATCGAGGTGATTCGTCGCGCCGCTGTGCTGATTGTCGTGGCGGGTATGGAGGGCGCTTTGCCCAGCGTCGTGGGCGGCCTGACCAATCGTCCGGTCATCGCCGTGCCGACGAGCGTCGGCTACGGAGCCAGTTTTAATGGTCTCGCGGCGCTGTTGGGAATGCTTAACTCGTGCGCCAGCGGCACGCTGGTTGTCAATATCGATAATGGTTTCGGCGCCGCGTATGCCGCAACACGCATCGCTCAACTTGGAGTGACGGACGATGAATAA
- the thiL gene encoding thiamine-phosphate kinase, translated as MREFTWIKKARDLFGDAHDGAPVGIGDDCAVLELDGETLVSTDTVVDGVHLDLHLITHEDAGWRALAVALSDLAAGGVDPRRPIHALVSLQAPAKCGDEQYLELARGLLACAQSHGCHIVGGDTVTTPGPLALTITVIGSTDRPVLRRGARVGDLVVVTGPLGAAGVGLSALRAGLSDPDAEACATAYRHPRAQLEIGEQLAPAATAMIDISDGLLQDLGHICEASRVGADIVWERLPVDAATRHTASRLEMDPIETAATFGDDYQLLACIPPTGLEELHNRIPGLTEIGCVTRGSEIRLLRGGQPLEFTRRGYEHGSQE; from the coding sequence GTGCGCGAGTTCACATGGATAAAAAAAGCGCGGGACCTGTTCGGCGATGCGCACGATGGCGCGCCGGTCGGCATCGGCGACGACTGCGCAGTGCTCGAGCTTGACGGCGAGACGCTCGTTAGCACCGACACGGTGGTGGACGGTGTACATCTCGATTTACATCTCATTACTCACGAAGATGCCGGATGGCGGGCGCTGGCCGTTGCGCTTTCCGATTTGGCAGCCGGCGGGGTTGACCCGCGTCGCCCGATTCACGCGCTGGTGTCTTTGCAGGCGCCGGCGAAATGCGGTGACGAGCAATACCTCGAATTGGCGCGCGGCCTGCTCGCCTGCGCCCAATCCCACGGTTGCCATATCGTCGGCGGCGATACGGTAACCACCCCCGGTCCGCTGGCGCTGACGATCACCGTGATCGGTTCGACCGACCGGCCGGTGCTACGACGCGGCGCACGCGTCGGCGATCTCGTGGTCGTCACCGGCCCGCTCGGCGCGGCGGGAGTTGGTTTGAGCGCCCTGCGCGCCGGCCTGAGCGATCCCGACGCGGAGGCCTGCGCCACGGCCTACCGCCACCCGCGCGCTCAGCTTGAAATCGGCGAACAGCTCGCTCCCGCGGCCACGGCCATGATCGACATATCCGACGGCCTTTTGCAGGACCTCGGCCATATCTGTGAGGCAAGCCGGGTCGGCGCCGACATCGTTTGGGAGCGCCTCCCGGTAGACGCGGCGACCCGTCACACCGCGTCGCGCCTCGAGATGGATCCCATAGAGACGGCCGCGACTTTCGGCGACGACTACCAATTGCTCGCTTGCATTCCGCCGACCGGTTTGGAAGAGTTGCACAATCGCATCCCCGGCCTAACGGAAATCGGCTGCGTCACGCGCGGCTCCGAGATCCGCCTTTTGCGCGGGGGACAGCCACTGGAGTTCACCCGCCGCGGCTATGAACACGGCTCACAGGAGTAG
- a CDS encoding ATP-dependent DNA helicase, with amino-acid sequence MPYDLPAIFGPDGTLARVFSRYEHRPGQLRMAELVAGALADDEVVLVEAPTGTGKTIAYLIPALVTDRPAIISTGTKALQEQIVGKDIPLAEQVLNRPIKAVVMKGRQNYLCHHRFAMFRREPTFEFRSEINLLPILERWLETTETGDRAEISELPDDAAVWRDICATSDTCLGQSCGHHEDCFLLRLRRRAVQADLVVVNHHLLFADLSVRKSTNDVGRVLPEYDAVILDEAHQIEDVATSMFGAIASRYRFIDWERDLSRMLAASKLADHPLMTLVTLNARLVEELFQHYAQVSADGGRLRPEHTTDEIRDLLVRLEKNTEQIAKRLNELGKDNDVADLPILAQRLQNVVRETDDVCDIGNPGFVYWRETRPRAVILHKDPIELAEAMQDTLFAQTHAVVFTSATLTSQNGFTYMRQRLGITYDGVIEEILPTCFDYRRQGVFYLPKDIPDPRNPGFLESVIPQIRQLVEAAGGRTMCLFTSLANMEAAYEALADDLPFPCMLQGEAPKHQLLERKRDEPQSVLFATASFWGGVDIAGDALRCVIIDKLPFASPSDPVTAARIEKIKLDGGNPFMDFQLPAAIITLKQGLGRLIRTIDDNGVLALLDSRMHTKGYGRRILDNLPEFSKTSKLPDVLRYLQSLASRDDNR; translated from the coding sequence TTGCCTTACGATTTACCGGCGATTTTTGGCCCCGATGGAACACTGGCGCGCGTCTTCTCGCGCTATGAACACCGGCCCGGCCAATTACGGATGGCCGAGTTGGTTGCCGGCGCCCTCGCCGACGATGAAGTCGTCCTGGTCGAAGCCCCGACCGGCACGGGCAAAACCATCGCCTACCTCATTCCCGCCCTCGTGACCGACCGGCCGGCGATCATCTCAACCGGAACCAAGGCGCTGCAGGAACAAATCGTCGGCAAGGACATTCCGCTGGCCGAGCAAGTACTGAACCGGCCGATCAAAGCCGTAGTCATGAAAGGCCGGCAGAATTACCTTTGCCACCACCGCTTCGCCATGTTTCGACGCGAGCCGACGTTTGAATTCAGGTCCGAAATCAATCTGCTGCCGATCCTCGAGCGCTGGCTCGAAACCACGGAAACCGGCGACCGGGCCGAGATTAGCGAGTTGCCGGACGACGCCGCCGTGTGGCGGGACATTTGCGCAACGTCCGATACGTGTCTCGGGCAATCGTGCGGCCACCACGAGGACTGCTTCTTACTGCGCCTGCGCCGTCGCGCCGTGCAGGCCGATCTCGTGGTCGTCAATCACCACCTGCTTTTTGCCGATCTATCCGTGCGCAAAAGCACCAACGATGTGGGACGCGTCCTGCCGGAATACGACGCGGTAATCCTCGACGAAGCACACCAGATCGAAGACGTCGCCACCAGCATGTTCGGCGCCATCGCGAGCCGCTATCGTTTTATCGACTGGGAACGCGACTTGTCGCGAATGTTAGCGGCGAGCAAGCTCGCGGATCATCCGTTGATGACGTTGGTGACCCTCAACGCCCGCCTTGTCGAAGAGCTTTTCCAGCACTATGCGCAGGTGTCGGCGGACGGCGGCCGTTTGCGTCCGGAACACACGACCGATGAAATCCGCGACCTACTGGTTCGCCTGGAAAAGAACACGGAGCAAATCGCGAAGCGCTTGAACGAATTGGGTAAAGACAACGACGTGGCCGATTTGCCGATCCTCGCCCAGCGATTGCAGAATGTGGTGCGGGAAACCGACGATGTCTGTGACATCGGCAACCCGGGTTTCGTTTACTGGCGCGAGACTCGACCGCGCGCAGTCATCCTCCATAAGGACCCCATCGAGCTCGCCGAGGCGATGCAGGACACGCTGTTCGCGCAGACGCACGCAGTGGTGTTCACCAGTGCCACGCTCACGTCGCAAAACGGTTTCACGTATATGCGGCAGCGGCTCGGCATCACCTACGACGGCGTCATCGAGGAAATTTTGCCCACCTGCTTCGACTACCGGCGCCAGGGCGTATTCTATCTCCCCAAGGATATCCCCGACCCGCGCAACCCTGGTTTTCTCGAGTCCGTCATTCCGCAAATCCGCCAGTTGGTGGAAGCAGCCGGCGGTCGGACGATGTGCCTTTTCACCTCGCTGGCCAACATGGAAGCGGCCTACGAAGCCCTCGCCGACGATTTGCCGTTTCCCTGCATGCTTCAGGGCGAGGCACCTAAACACCAACTGCTGGAGCGCAAGCGGGACGAGCCGCAAAGTGTCTTGTTCGCCACGGCAAGCTTTTGGGGCGGCGTGGATATCGCCGGCGACGCCCTGCGTTGCGTGATCATCGACAAGCTGCCCTTTGCCAGCCCGAGCGACCCGGTCACCGCGGCGCGCATCGAAAAGATCAAGCTCGACGGCGGCAATCCGTTTATGGACTTTCAACTCCCGGCCGCCATCATCACCTTGAAGCAAGGGTTGGGCAGGTTGATTCGCACGATCGACGACAACGGCGTGTTGGCTCTGCTCGACAGTCGCATGCATACCAAGGGATACGGTCGACGCATTCTGGACAACCTGCCGGAGTTTTCCAAAACGAGTAAATTGCCCGATGTGCTTCGCTACCTGCAGTCGCTCGCATCGCGTGACGATAATCGTTAA